From the Streptomyces nigrescens genome, one window contains:
- the cynR gene encoding transcriptional regulator CynR, producing the protein MSSLELRHLRYLLAVADHGNFTRAAEALHISQPTLSQQIKQLERTVGAQLLDRTGRTVRLTDAGETYVHHARRALRELAAAERAVLDVADLSRGHLRLALTPTFTAYLIGPLVAELHSRHPHITLNVREMPQDHIESGLLADEIDLGIAFHGPHLPGITATALFTETLSLVTGAHRPDSREEPLPVERQTDGRTKPLSVRDLTGHQLALLSGDFATRSHIDAYFAAHQVQPRIAVEANSLQALTEFVQRTGLATVLPDAIADDHPHLETVPLEPALPPRTVTLLRRENAYQSAASRAFTILTQQLVRTRGYTPA; encoded by the coding sequence ATGTCGTCCCTGGAGCTGCGCCATCTGCGCTATCTGCTCGCCGTCGCCGACCACGGCAACTTCACCCGTGCCGCCGAGGCCCTGCACATCTCCCAGCCCACCCTTTCCCAGCAGATCAAGCAGCTGGAGCGCACCGTGGGCGCCCAGCTCCTGGACCGCACCGGACGTACCGTGCGACTCACCGACGCGGGGGAGACGTATGTGCACCACGCCCGCCGCGCCCTGCGGGAGCTGGCGGCGGCCGAGCGTGCCGTCCTGGACGTGGCCGACCTCTCCCGCGGCCACCTGCGCCTGGCCCTCACCCCCACCTTCACCGCCTACCTCATCGGGCCCCTGGTGGCGGAACTCCACTCCCGCCATCCCCACATCACCCTGAACGTCCGGGAGATGCCGCAGGATCACATCGAATCCGGTCTGCTGGCCGACGAAATCGACCTGGGCATCGCCTTCCACGGCCCCCACCTGCCCGGCATCACCGCGACCGCCCTCTTCACCGAAACCCTCAGCCTCGTCACCGGAGCCCACCGGCCCGACAGCCGCGAGGAACCGCTGCCCGTCGAGCGCCAGACGGACGGCCGTACGAAACCACTGTCCGTACGCGACCTGACGGGCCACCAACTTGCCCTCCTCAGCGGTGACTTCGCCACGCGCAGCCATATCGACGCCTATTTCGCGGCCCACCAGGTGCAGCCGCGCATCGCAGTGGAGGCCAACTCCCTCCAGGCGCTGACCGAATTCGTCCAGCGCACCGGGCTGGCCACCGTCTTGCCGGACGCCATCGCCGACGACCACCCCCACCTCGAAACGGTCCCCCTGGAGCCGGCCCTGCCGCCCCGCACCGTCACTCTGCTACGCAGGGAAAACGCCTACCAAAGCGCCGCCAGCCGCGCCTTCACGATCCTCACCCAGCAACTCGTCCGCACTCGCGGCTATACCCCCGCCTGA
- a CDS encoding isochorismatase family cysteine hydrolase: MRNPQPLLHAWQLGDREYRRHEERRGRRFAYTSFDPTRTALVVVDMVPFFVDANPYARGIVPNIQHLADRLRTAGGTVAWILPARTERTPVGDEFHGPEAAEMFRNSGGTGPLPGRLWHGFTLGADDMLVEKSAPSAFFPGRCPLPEHLQERGIDTVLITGTVTNVCCESSARDACTLGYRVVMIADANATGRDCDHNATLRTVYRSFGDVRPTADVLAMIEDQRPA; this comes from the coding sequence GTGCGGAACCCCCAGCCACTCCTCCATGCCTGGCAGCTCGGCGACCGGGAATACCGGCGCCATGAGGAGCGCCGCGGCCGCCGCTTCGCCTACACGAGCTTCGATCCCACCCGCACCGCGCTGGTCGTGGTCGACATGGTGCCGTTCTTCGTCGACGCCAACCCCTACGCCCGCGGCATCGTCCCGAACATCCAGCACCTCGCCGACCGCCTTCGCACCGCCGGCGGAACCGTTGCCTGGATCCTGCCGGCCCGCACCGAACGCACCCCGGTCGGCGACGAGTTCCACGGCCCCGAAGCGGCCGAGATGTTCCGCAACTCCGGCGGCACCGGCCCGCTCCCCGGCCGGCTGTGGCACGGCTTCACCCTCGGCGCCGACGACATGCTCGTCGAGAAGTCCGCGCCCAGCGCCTTCTTCCCGGGCCGCTGTCCGCTCCCTGAACACCTGCAGGAGCGCGGGATCGACACCGTCCTGATCACCGGCACGGTCACCAATGTGTGCTGCGAGTCCTCAGCCCGCGACGCCTGCACGCTCGGCTACCGGGTCGTCATGATCGCGGACGCCAACGCCACCGGCCGCGACTGCGACCACAACGCCACCCTGCGCACCGTCTACCGGTCCTTCGGCGACGTACGGCCCACAGCGGACGTACTGGCCATGATTGAGGACCAGAGACCAGCGTGA